The proteins below are encoded in one region of Buteo buteo chromosome 22, bButBut1.hap1.1, whole genome shotgun sequence:
- the SHROOM4 gene encoding protein Shroom4 isoform X7 gives MESLDQPGQAYYEGDPSPVDQGMYHSKRDSAYSSFSASSIASDCALSLRPEEAASVDSALPGPCKPPDGRYLTTGAEPPASRHPEAWRAPVPPQPPVRRDSLRAAPAGGGDRRRASVSVDMLHAKGRWISDTFLCQRDGEMEAAGRRTPAPHHMKDLLSADRYYMLSSHPDRCPAEPLLGASTEPGDQLYPDGGLHRVPDAVAAGDDPLLSPLKGHAPHRHSAPEQLLASQLRSLQVGTGSGRASPAPDGHRWTLSPLHPEDSRPGAAGAAQDPPLCPEPCCRLPPCRCCPDPQRACGPDGQGASPARSTEGPAQEESRAGGRRAGGPPHRSAQMRRRSDRFATSLRNEIQRRKAQLQKSRGPGAPPPGEEPVEEAEEPPEGSMPAEGPRASAEHLSPTPGEDGRNPGRSGDRGIPTPDPLPVPKGPPSPERVMPTGQGHWRWSPERKLQPQRSPSPRELEGYGQGPVDPSSPPQGSDEAVLLPFADRRRFFEESSRPAPPRHGKPPVGDPGAFQPPGPERRDARRLSVDQPYGPPSPGRPGSAGPYAECCREQPACYKPLGRPGELEYLRGFSYPYGVPLRPEPCRYCGGDLCPPPLPRGHACRCHPQPWVRCPDCCCPAPRPGREESDAWPPRRAFAPEFPLDEWEPPAITRKASQSVSELSRYQPGFPRLGPFHPCFESAEPEWPSCYRATSTHDLSWDGDRLARSPESPPDPLHRPLRGRAFSESHLNLEPVSPRGRDQRDLLRAKLDPPGVPKKKGPPPPRPPPPNWEKYRQRRTSQHLRNGSGHSSAFTTAPVPSRSIAEAVRERSQSLTGEQGGRSRGHAARPPAPLGAWPRPNPSGSLRRTSEPDPGSAEICRAVGAGEERLKVKHPWEMEEQPQRLSRNQERGWAGPRGVGECSLPLHGGPGPATPEAPKPSPGAVEGASCQGGQPQPCRVDSEELLWDVAGRDRSLASILAPSAPLGTTTELMGELLVVGERQAWRQRFQQDWRLEALAQDRQGFEPISPPPGSTASIPAYYGAAAGKAEPLGKVKELPEVVEGSSEDEEEVDHELVEKKLQLIESLSRKLAVLREAQRGLQEDISANGALGEDVAARLQALCTPGEFDKYRLFVGDLDKVVNLLLSLSGRLARVETALGSLGPHAPTEDKVALREKQRLLVAQLEDAKELKEHVGRREEAVGAMVAWYLPAEHLQDYQHFVKMKSALIAEQRELEEKIKLGQEQLRCLRESLGQVPKGC, from the exons ATGGAGAGCCTGGACCAGCCCGGCCAGGCCTACTATGAAGGGGACCCCTCACCCGTTGACCAGGGCATGTACCACAGCAAGCGGGACTCAGCCTACAGCTCCTTCTCCGCCAGCTCCATCGCCTCTGACTGCGCCCTCTCCCTCCGCCCCGAGGAAGCCGCCTCTGTTGACTCTGCCCTCCCAGGCCCCTGCAAGCCCCCTGACGGGCGCTACCTGACCACAGGCGCTGAGCCACCCGCCAGCCGGCATCCCGAGGCCTGGCGAGCgcctgtgcccccccagccccctgtcAGGAGGGACAGCCtgcgggcagccccggctggTGGAGGGGATAGGCGCCGGGCCTCGGTGTCAGTGGACATGCTGCATGCCAAGGGCCGGTGGATCTCCGACACCTTCCTCTGCCAGCGGGATGGGGAGatggaggcagcaggcaggaggacgCCGGCACCGCACCACATGAAGGACCTTCTCTCTGCCGACCGGTATTACATGCTGAGCTCCCACCCGGACCGGTGCCCGGCTGAGCCACTCCTGGGGGCAAGCACAGAGCCTGGTGATCAGCTGTACCCAGACGGTGGTTTGCACAGAGTGCCGGATGCCGTGGCAGCAGGTGATGACCCGTTGCTGTCCCCTCTCAAGGGCCATGCACCACACCGGCACAGTGCTCCCGAGCAGCTGCTGGCCTCCCAGCTCCGCTCCCTTCAGGTGGGCACCGGTAGCGGGCGAGCCTCACCGGCCCCCGATGGGCACCGCTGGACCCTCTCCCCGCTGCACCCCGAGGACAGCCGgccgggggctgcaggggctgcccaggacccccccctCTGCCCAGAGCCGTGCTGCCGCCTGCCGCCTTGCCGCTGCTGCCCCGACCCGCAGCGAGCCTGTGGGCCGGATGGGCAGGGTGCCAGCCCGGCGCGCAGCACCGAGGGGCCGGCGCAGGAGGAGAGCCGGGCAGGGGGTCGGCGGGCTGGGGGTCCTCCCCACCGCTCCGCTCAGATGCGCCGCCGCAGCGACCGCTTCGCCACCAGCCTGCGCAATGAGATCCAGCGACGCAAGGCCCAGCTGCAGAAGAGCCGGGGTCCCGGCGCCCCGCCGCCTGGTGAGGAGCCggtggaggaggcagaggagccCCCCGAGGGCAGCATGCCGGCGGAGGGACCCCGCGCCTCCGCTGAGCATCTCAGCCCCACGCCAGGCGAGGATGGCAGGAACCCCGGCCGCTCAGGGGACCGGGGCATCCCCACCCCTGACCCGCTGCCAGTCCCCAAAGGGCCCCCGTCCCCCGAGCGGGTGATGCCAACGGGCCAGGGCCACTGGCGCTGGTCCCCGGAGCGCAAGCTGCAGCCGCAGCGTTCGCCCAGCCCCCGTGAGCTGGAGGGCTATGGCCAGGGGCCGGTGGACCCCAGCTCTCCACCACAGGGCAGCGATGAGGCCGTCCTCCTGCCCTTCGCCGACCGCCGCCGGTTCTTCGAGGAGAGCAGCCGGCCAgcgccgccccggcacggcaaGCCCCCGGTGGGTGATCCTGGTGCTTTCCAGCCCCCCGGCCCTGAGCGCCGGGACGCTCGCCGCCTCTCCGTGGACCAGCCGTATGGCCCCCCCTCGCCTGGCCGCCCTGGCTCTGCTGGCCCCTACGCCGAGTGCTGCCGGGAGCAGCCCGCCTGCTACAAGCCGCTGGGGAGGCCGGGGGAGCTGGAGTACCTGCGGGGCTTCTCCTACCCCTACGGGGTTCCCCTGCGCCCCGAGCCCTGCCGCTACTGTGGGGGGGACCTGTGCCCCCCACCGCTGCCCCGTGGCCACGCCTGCCGctgccacccccagccctgggtgCGCTGCCCTgactgctgctgcccggccccccgccccgggcgggAGGAGAGCGACGCCTGGCCCCCCCGGAGAGCTTTTGCCCCG GAATTTCCTCTGGATGAGTGGGAACCACCTGCGATAACGAGGAAAGCCAGTCAGTCCGTCAG cgAGCTCTCCCGCTATCAACCGGGCTTCCCAAGGCTCGGCCCCTTTCACCCCTGCTTTGAGAGCGCCGAGCCGGAGTGGCCGTCCTGCTACCGGGCCACATCCACGCACGATCTCTCGTGGGATGGCGACCGCCTGGCCCGCTCCCCCGAGAGCCCCCCGGACCCCCTGCACCGCCCACTGCGGGGCAGGGCCTTCTCCGAGAGCCACCTCAACCTGGAGCCTGTCAGCCCCCGGGGCCGCGACCAGAGGGACCTTCTCCGTGCCAAGCTGGACCCCCCTGGCGTCCCCAAAAAGAAGGGCCCTCCACCTCCCCGCCCACCTCCCCCCAACTGGGAGAAGTACAGGCAGCGCCGGACGTCCCAGCACCTACGGAATGGTTCCgggcacagctctgccttcaCCACCGCCCCTGTGCCGAGCCGCAGCATTGCTGAGGCTGTGCGCGAGCGGTCACAGAGCCTCACCGGCGAGCAGGGGGGCCGGTCCCGGGGGCATGCTGCTcgcccccctgccccactgggTGCCTGGCCCCGACCCAACCCCTCCGGATCACTCCGTAGGACGTCCGAGCCCGATCCTGGCAGCGCTGAGATTTGCAG GGCAGTGGGGGCCGGGGAGGAGCGGCTGAAAGTGAAGCACCCCTGGGAGATGGAGGAGCAGCCCCAAAGGCTCAGTCGGAACCAGGAGCGGGGCTGGGCCGGCCCCCGCGGGGTGGGTGAGTGCTCCCTGCCCCTGCATGGTGGCCCTGGCCCCGCCACCCCGGAGGCACCCAAGCCCAGCCCTGGAGCAGTGGAGGGGGCAAGCTGCCAGGggggccagccccagccctgccgcgTGGACTCggaggagctgctgtgggaTGTGGCGGGCAGGGACCGCTCCCTGGCCAGCATCCTGGCCCCCTCGGCCCCCCTTGGCACCACCACCGAGCTGATGGGtgagctgctggtggtgggggAGCGGCAGGCCTGGCGGCAGCGTTTCCAGCAGGACTGGCGCCTGGAGGCCCTGGCGCAGGACAG GCAGGGCTTCGAGCCCATCTCGCCACCCCCCGGGAGCACTGCCAGCATACCGGCATATTATGGTGCGGCAGCGGGCAAAGCTGAGCCGCTCGGCAAGGTGAAGGAGCTTCCAGAGGTGGTGGAGGGGAGCtcagaggatgaggaggaggtgGACCATGAGCTGGTGGAAAAGAAG ctgcagctgaTTGAGAGCCTGAGCCGCAAGCTGGCGGTGCTGCGGGAGGCACAgcgggggctgcaggaggacatcAGTGCCAACGGGGCGCTGGGTGAGGACGTGGCTGCCCGTCTGCAAGCCCTCTGCACCCCGGGGGAGTTCGACAAGTACCGCCTCTTCGTGGGTGACCTGGACAAGGTGGTCAAcctcctgctctccctctcGGGGCGCCTGGCCAGGGTGGAGAccgccctgggcagcctgggacCGCACGCCCCCACCGAGGACAAG GTGGCCCTGCGGGAGAAGCAGCGGCTGCTGGTGGCGCAGCTGGAGGATGCCAAGGAGCTGAAGGAGCACGtggggcggcgggaggaggcaGTGGGCGCCATGGTGGCGTGGTACCTGCCCGCCGAGCACCTCCAGGACTACCAGCACTTCGTCAAGATGAAGTCGGCCCTCATCGCTGAGCAgcgggagctggaggagaagatcaagctgggccaggagcagctccGGTGCCTGCGTGAGAGCCTTGGCCAGGTCCCCAAGGGCTGCTAG
- the SHROOM4 gene encoding protein Shroom4 isoform X8, with translation MYHSKRDSAYSSFSASSIASDCALSLRPEEAASVDSALPGPCKPPDGRYLTTGAEPPASRHPEAWRAPVPPQPPVRRDSLRAAPAGGGDRRRASVSVDMLHAKGRWISDTFLCQRDGEMEAAGRRTPAPHHMKDLLSADRYYMLSSHPDRCPAEPLLGASTEPGDQLYPDGGLHRVPDAVAAGDDPLLSPLKGHAPHRHSAPEQLLASQLRSLQVGTGSGRASPAPDGHRWTLSPLHPEDSRPGAAGAAQDPPLCPEPCCRLPPCRCCPDPQRACGPDGQGASPARSTEGPAQEESRAGGRRAGGPPHRSAQMRRRSDRFATSLRNEIQRRKAQLQKSRGPGAPPPGEEPVEEAEEPPEGSMPAEGPRASAEHLSPTPGEDGRNPGRSGDRGIPTPDPLPVPKGPPSPERVMPTGQGHWRWSPERKLQPQRSPSPRELEGYGQGPVDPSSPPQGSDEAVLLPFADRRRFFEESSRPAPPRHGKPPVGDPGAFQPPGPERRDARRLSVDQPYGPPSPGRPGSAGPYAECCREQPACYKPLGRPGELEYLRGFSYPYGVPLRPEPCRYCGGDLCPPPLPRGHACRCHPQPWVRCPDCCCPAPRPGREESDAWPPRRAFAPEFPLDEWEPPAITRKASQSVSELSRYQPGFPRLGPFHPCFESAEPEWPSCYRATSTHDLSWDGDRLARSPESPPDPLHRPLRGRAFSESHLNLEPVSPRGRDQRDLLRAKLDPPGVPKKKGPPPPRPPPPNWEKYRQRRTSQHLRNGSGHSSAFTTAPVPSRSIAEAVRERSQSLTGEQGGRSRGHAARPPAPLGAWPRPNPSGSLRRTSEPDPGSAEICRAVGAGEERLKVKHPWEMEEQPQRLSRNQERGWAGPRGVGECSLPLHGGPGPATPEAPKPSPGAVEGASCQGGQPQPCRVDSEELLWDVAGRDRSLASILAPSAPLGTTTELMGELLVVGERQAWRQRFQQDWRLEALAQDRQGFEPISPPPGSTASIPAYYGAAAGKAEPLGKVKELPEVVEGSSEDEEEVDHELVEKKLQLIESLSRKLAVLREAQRGLQEDISANGALGEDVAARLQALCTPGEFDKYRLFVGDLDKVVNLLLSLSGRLARVETALGSLGPHAPTEDKVALREKQRLLVAQLEDAKELKEHVGRREEAVGAMVAWYLPAEHLQDYQHFVKMKSALIAEQRELEEKIKLGQEQLRCLRESLGQVPKGC, from the exons ATGTACCACAGCAAGCGGGACTCAGCCTACAGCTCCTTCTCCGCCAGCTCCATCGCCTCTGACTGCGCCCTCTCCCTCCGCCCCGAGGAAGCCGCCTCTGTTGACTCTGCCCTCCCAGGCCCCTGCAAGCCCCCTGACGGGCGCTACCTGACCACAGGCGCTGAGCCACCCGCCAGCCGGCATCCCGAGGCCTGGCGAGCgcctgtgcccccccagccccctgtcAGGAGGGACAGCCtgcgggcagccccggctggTGGAGGGGATAGGCGCCGGGCCTCGGTGTCAGTGGACATGCTGCATGCCAAGGGCCGGTGGATCTCCGACACCTTCCTCTGCCAGCGGGATGGGGAGatggaggcagcaggcaggaggacgCCGGCACCGCACCACATGAAGGACCTTCTCTCTGCCGACCGGTATTACATGCTGAGCTCCCACCCGGACCGGTGCCCGGCTGAGCCACTCCTGGGGGCAAGCACAGAGCCTGGTGATCAGCTGTACCCAGACGGTGGTTTGCACAGAGTGCCGGATGCCGTGGCAGCAGGTGATGACCCGTTGCTGTCCCCTCTCAAGGGCCATGCACCACACCGGCACAGTGCTCCCGAGCAGCTGCTGGCCTCCCAGCTCCGCTCCCTTCAGGTGGGCACCGGTAGCGGGCGAGCCTCACCGGCCCCCGATGGGCACCGCTGGACCCTCTCCCCGCTGCACCCCGAGGACAGCCGgccgggggctgcaggggctgcccaggacccccccctCTGCCCAGAGCCGTGCTGCCGCCTGCCGCCTTGCCGCTGCTGCCCCGACCCGCAGCGAGCCTGTGGGCCGGATGGGCAGGGTGCCAGCCCGGCGCGCAGCACCGAGGGGCCGGCGCAGGAGGAGAGCCGGGCAGGGGGTCGGCGGGCTGGGGGTCCTCCCCACCGCTCCGCTCAGATGCGCCGCCGCAGCGACCGCTTCGCCACCAGCCTGCGCAATGAGATCCAGCGACGCAAGGCCCAGCTGCAGAAGAGCCGGGGTCCCGGCGCCCCGCCGCCTGGTGAGGAGCCggtggaggaggcagaggagccCCCCGAGGGCAGCATGCCGGCGGAGGGACCCCGCGCCTCCGCTGAGCATCTCAGCCCCACGCCAGGCGAGGATGGCAGGAACCCCGGCCGCTCAGGGGACCGGGGCATCCCCACCCCTGACCCGCTGCCAGTCCCCAAAGGGCCCCCGTCCCCCGAGCGGGTGATGCCAACGGGCCAGGGCCACTGGCGCTGGTCCCCGGAGCGCAAGCTGCAGCCGCAGCGTTCGCCCAGCCCCCGTGAGCTGGAGGGCTATGGCCAGGGGCCGGTGGACCCCAGCTCTCCACCACAGGGCAGCGATGAGGCCGTCCTCCTGCCCTTCGCCGACCGCCGCCGGTTCTTCGAGGAGAGCAGCCGGCCAgcgccgccccggcacggcaaGCCCCCGGTGGGTGATCCTGGTGCTTTCCAGCCCCCCGGCCCTGAGCGCCGGGACGCTCGCCGCCTCTCCGTGGACCAGCCGTATGGCCCCCCCTCGCCTGGCCGCCCTGGCTCTGCTGGCCCCTACGCCGAGTGCTGCCGGGAGCAGCCCGCCTGCTACAAGCCGCTGGGGAGGCCGGGGGAGCTGGAGTACCTGCGGGGCTTCTCCTACCCCTACGGGGTTCCCCTGCGCCCCGAGCCCTGCCGCTACTGTGGGGGGGACCTGTGCCCCCCACCGCTGCCCCGTGGCCACGCCTGCCGctgccacccccagccctgggtgCGCTGCCCTgactgctgctgcccggccccccgccccgggcgggAGGAGAGCGACGCCTGGCCCCCCCGGAGAGCTTTTGCCCCG GAATTTCCTCTGGATGAGTGGGAACCACCTGCGATAACGAGGAAAGCCAGTCAGTCCGTCAG cgAGCTCTCCCGCTATCAACCGGGCTTCCCAAGGCTCGGCCCCTTTCACCCCTGCTTTGAGAGCGCCGAGCCGGAGTGGCCGTCCTGCTACCGGGCCACATCCACGCACGATCTCTCGTGGGATGGCGACCGCCTGGCCCGCTCCCCCGAGAGCCCCCCGGACCCCCTGCACCGCCCACTGCGGGGCAGGGCCTTCTCCGAGAGCCACCTCAACCTGGAGCCTGTCAGCCCCCGGGGCCGCGACCAGAGGGACCTTCTCCGTGCCAAGCTGGACCCCCCTGGCGTCCCCAAAAAGAAGGGCCCTCCACCTCCCCGCCCACCTCCCCCCAACTGGGAGAAGTACAGGCAGCGCCGGACGTCCCAGCACCTACGGAATGGTTCCgggcacagctctgccttcaCCACCGCCCCTGTGCCGAGCCGCAGCATTGCTGAGGCTGTGCGCGAGCGGTCACAGAGCCTCACCGGCGAGCAGGGGGGCCGGTCCCGGGGGCATGCTGCTcgcccccctgccccactgggTGCCTGGCCCCGACCCAACCCCTCCGGATCACTCCGTAGGACGTCCGAGCCCGATCCTGGCAGCGCTGAGATTTGCAG GGCAGTGGGGGCCGGGGAGGAGCGGCTGAAAGTGAAGCACCCCTGGGAGATGGAGGAGCAGCCCCAAAGGCTCAGTCGGAACCAGGAGCGGGGCTGGGCCGGCCCCCGCGGGGTGGGTGAGTGCTCCCTGCCCCTGCATGGTGGCCCTGGCCCCGCCACCCCGGAGGCACCCAAGCCCAGCCCTGGAGCAGTGGAGGGGGCAAGCTGCCAGGggggccagccccagccctgccgcgTGGACTCggaggagctgctgtgggaTGTGGCGGGCAGGGACCGCTCCCTGGCCAGCATCCTGGCCCCCTCGGCCCCCCTTGGCACCACCACCGAGCTGATGGGtgagctgctggtggtgggggAGCGGCAGGCCTGGCGGCAGCGTTTCCAGCAGGACTGGCGCCTGGAGGCCCTGGCGCAGGACAG GCAGGGCTTCGAGCCCATCTCGCCACCCCCCGGGAGCACTGCCAGCATACCGGCATATTATGGTGCGGCAGCGGGCAAAGCTGAGCCGCTCGGCAAGGTGAAGGAGCTTCCAGAGGTGGTGGAGGGGAGCtcagaggatgaggaggaggtgGACCATGAGCTGGTGGAAAAGAAG ctgcagctgaTTGAGAGCCTGAGCCGCAAGCTGGCGGTGCTGCGGGAGGCACAgcgggggctgcaggaggacatcAGTGCCAACGGGGCGCTGGGTGAGGACGTGGCTGCCCGTCTGCAAGCCCTCTGCACCCCGGGGGAGTTCGACAAGTACCGCCTCTTCGTGGGTGACCTGGACAAGGTGGTCAAcctcctgctctccctctcGGGGCGCCTGGCCAGGGTGGAGAccgccctgggcagcctgggacCGCACGCCCCCACCGAGGACAAG GTGGCCCTGCGGGAGAAGCAGCGGCTGCTGGTGGCGCAGCTGGAGGATGCCAAGGAGCTGAAGGAGCACGtggggcggcgggaggaggcaGTGGGCGCCATGGTGGCGTGGTACCTGCCCGCCGAGCACCTCCAGGACTACCAGCACTTCGTCAAGATGAAGTCGGCCCTCATCGCTGAGCAgcgggagctggaggagaagatcaagctgggccaggagcagctccGGTGCCTGCGTGAGAGCCTTGGCCAGGTCCCCAAGGGCTGCTAG